In Colletotrichum higginsianum IMI 349063 chromosome 3, whole genome shotgun sequence, a genomic segment contains:
- a CDS encoding N-terminal amidase, whose translation MRIGCLQFAPQVGDVDNNLNRADSVLSKANPDDLDLLVLPELAFSGYNFKSLQHISPFLEHSGSGITSLWARTTALKYNCNVVVGYPEKVDVSDNWPTSPEYYNSAIVVNEDGETIANYRKTFLYYTDETWALEGQGFFDGPIPGVGNASMGICEFFPGKPKLKCNYTDLTTAGMDLNPYRFEAPWHDFEFAFHVLECESNVVILSMAWMTREDGRMFSRMPNEPDLDTLTYWLTRLEPLIRAENGDEVIVIFCNRTGIEDDAVYAGTSAVVGIQDGEVKIYGLLGRGEKELLVVDTTNPPYAKLAHRPEPNRPSVLHGELQMMNPSPASSTPTGSGGSQSSQPKPSQQNNEARTPTDAKKSPGKPHSSANSSKDSVASRRVRPSPQIQIPPLQDSSSLDSPSLPTPTAPSPTPLSMRPRLIIPQSPSSQIWPSSSPVPQSTQSTHSVRSILSNQSVTSNGRAPADSTPYPDSAHPLSGYPRFPEKMIIDGQVIIAQGPFSPLTSAGSESPASPRYFWRPSDTLLKTPMEPRGWSAAPENPMVKHAPSQTYQNLSLWSQHDPVARSHSSNTVRTAISAVTAKKDDAEPKRQKKQDSSRQRNSQAPESRSPSKSQGGGPALSKNETSSAVSSQEVVPARPSSPKSRHASRSRMRDRSDSALAHREQAAAISQHLESISKRAESVNRERDAARASEGAQSGQAPVTLSRNNSKTRPARRLSSILIAASPSILPKEEARPASAAIVDGPTLHHPRSMSRRGHRARSESISKAGRTSSRDTHTRSRTPANDGPAINRPAPRTASRGRQPGPKFSPPKMSPSEGPKIARGMSADVASSTNRKRSSVMPGPSFTSAGYAPVGFDKIEAVLHPGCPVHGRHSASGSRNVETDTVNDGREPSDSIFRRSLSTPAAGADIHDIFGSLEGSVSQNPRFSTIGGNQPSDVTSLSETVETVSTTSRSPSTPYFEPKTPTAMVIIRDLENAAFGTFHSDKDAVSELRCVDRSIGGVSGGAQSAAA comes from the exons ATGAGAATTGGCTGTCTGCAGTTCGCTCCCCAAGTGGGCGATGTCGACAATAACCTCAACCGCGCCGACTCCGTCCTGAGCAAGGCGAACCCCGACGACCTTGATCTTCTTGTACTGCCTGAGCTGGCTTTCTCAG GGTATAACTTCAAGTCGTTGCAACACATTTCGCCCTTTCTCGAGCACTCCGGTTCCGGTATTACCTCTCTTTGGGCGCGAACCACGGCGCTCAAGTACAACTGCAACGTTGTTGTTGGCTACCCGGAAAAGGTCGACGTCTCCGACAACTGGCCTACCAGTCCTGAGTACTACAACTCAgccatcgtcgtcaatgAAGATGGCGAGACGATAGCCAATTACAGGAAAACCTTCCTGTATTACACGGATGAAACGTGGGCTCTGGAGGGTCAGGGCTTCTTTGATGGCCCAATCCCCGGGGTTGGAAATGCCTCCATGGGCATATGTGAGTTTTTCCCCGGCAAACCCAAGTTGAAGTGCAATTATACTGATTTGACAACCGCAGGCATGGATCTGAA TCCGTACAGATTCGAAGCCCCGTGGCACGACTTTGAATTCGCATTCCATGTGCTCGAGTGCGAGTCGAACGTGGTGATTTTATCCATGGCATGGATGACTCGTGAAGACGGCCGCATGTTTAGCCGCATGCCCAATGAGCCCGACTTAGACACGCTGACCTACTGGCTTACTCGCCTGGAACCTCTCATCAGGGCAGAAAACGGGGACGAAGTTATCGTCATTTTCTGCAATAGAACTgggatcgaagacgacgctGTCTACGCCGGTACGAGTGCCGTGGTTGGTATACAGGACGGGGAGGTCAAGATATACGGCTTGCTCGGTCggggcgagaaggagctcCTGGTTGTCGACACCACCAACCCGCCCTACGCGAAACTTGCTCATCGTCCAGAGCCCAACCGTCCGTCTGTTTTACACGGCGAGTTGCAGATGATGAATCCATCTCCAGCGTCCAGCACCCCCACAGGATCGGGGGGCTCTCAGTCGTCTCAACCCAAACCATCGCAACAAAACAACGAGGCACGTACACCAACCGATGCGAAGAAATCGCCAGGGAAGCCGCATTCTTCAGCGAACTCGTCCAAAGACTCCGTGGCGTCGAGGCGTGTCAGGCCATCGCCTCAGATTCAGATCCCACCGCTACAGGACTCTTCGAGTCTGGACAGCCCAAGCCTCCCTACTCCCACCGCGCCTAGCCCTACCCCGCTGTCAATGAGGCCCCGACTCATCATCCCGCAATCCCCGTCATCTCAGATCTGGCCATCTTCCAGCCCGGTACCCCAAAGCACTCAGTCCACGCACTCGGTCCGGTCGATACTGTCCAACCAGTCTGTCACGTCCAACGGAAGGGCGCCCGCAGACAGCACGCCCTATCCAGACAGCGCTCATCCTCTAAGCGGGTATCCTAGATTCCCAGAAAAGATGATTATTGACGGCCAGGTTATCATTGCGCAAGGGCCTTTCAGCCCGCTCACTTCGGCTGGCAGCGAGTCCCCGGCCTCGCCACGTTACTTCTGGCGCCCTTCTGACACTCTCTTGAAAACGCCCATGGAGCCCCGCGGATGGTCCGCAGCCCCAGAGAATCCAATGGTGAAGCATGCTCCTTCACAGACGTACCAGAACCTTTCACTCTGGTCGCAGCACGACCCGGTGGCGCGCTCTCACAGTTCCAACACCGTCCGTACCGCTATCTCGGCAGTGACGGCGAAGAAAGATGATGCGGAACCAAAAAGGCAGAAGAAGCAAGACTCGTCGCGACAAAGGAATTCCCAAGCACCGGAATCGAGGAGCCCTAGTAAATCACAAGGCGGTGGCCCTGCGTTGTCCAAGAACGAAACCAGCAGTGCAGTTTCAAGCCAAGAGGTGGTCCCTGCCCGGCCTTCATCGCCCAAGTCTCGCCATGCCAGCCGCTCCAGGATGCGCGATCGGTCCGACTCGGCGCTTGCTCATCGTGAGCAGGCTGCAGCCATCTCCCAGCATCTCGAGTCCATCTCCAAACGAGCCGAGTCGGTCAACAGAGAACGAGACGCGGCGAGGGCTTCCGAGGGAGCTCAGTCTGGCCAGGCACCTGTAACATTATCTCGCAATAACAGCAAAACCCGCCCAGCCAGGAGACTCTCCTCAATCCTGATTGCGGCAAGCCCTAGCATTCTCCCCAAAGAAGAGGCTCGTCCAGCTTCCGCCGCAATAGTAGATGGTCCCACACTTCACCATCCACGGTCCATGTCTCGCCGGGGCCATCGCGCAAGGAGCGAATCCATCTCCAAGGCGGGAAGAACCTCATCGAGGGACACGCACACTCGCTCGAGAACTCCTGCTAACGATGGGCCGGCCATCAAccgccctgctcctcgcacGGCCAGCCGAGGCAGACAACCTGGGCCCAAGTTCTCTCCGCCCAAGATGTCACCGAGTGAGGGGCCCAAAATCGCCAGGGGAATGTCGGCCGATGTTGCCAGCTCCACGAACAGGAAACGAAGTTCAGTCATGCCCGGCCCTTCCTTCACATCGGCTGGCTATGCGCCTGTAGGGTTCGATAAGATCGAGGCAGTTCTTCATCCCGGCTGTCCAGTTCATGGACGGCACTCGGCAAGTGGTTCTCGGAATGTGGAAACTGACACAGTGAACGATGGTCGCGAGCCATCCGACTCGATTTTTAGAAGGTCCCTGTCGACCCCCGCTGCTGGTGCCGACATCCACGACATCTTTGGCTCGCTTGAAGGCAGCGTCTCGCAGAACCCGCGGTTCTCGACCATTGGCGGCAACCAGCCGAGCGATGTGACTTCGCTGTCTGAGACGGTGGAAACGGTTTCGACGACCAGCCGCTCACCGTCCACGCCCTACTTCGAACCCAAGACGCCGACAGCGATGGTGATCATTCGAGACCTGGAAAATGCAGCATTTGGAACGTTTCACTCGGACAAAGATGCCGTGTCGGAATTGAGGTGTGTGGATAGAAGCATCGGGGGGGTTTCTGGTGGTGCTCAGAGCGCGGCTGCTTAG
- a CDS encoding Small secreted protein — translation MGLAPVIVLASLAILTLASPAEPPQPQNPENWSLLGFRRVCSEDQSQCSYSFLISENPAKVPRFCGFTVTAAGGLPAYQTDFAVLKCPGVPEYTINGGWDERAFVTLTVINDQRSLLSFFAFTDADLWAGVEATPQTSKVFIHPMPVKRELKQEQEKIE, via the coding sequence ATGGGACTCGCACCGGTCATCGTACTCGCCAGTCTCGCCATTCTGACGCTGGCGTCGCCTGCCGAGCCGCCTCAGCCCCAGAACCCCGAGAACTGGTCCCTTTTGGGCTTCCGTCGTGTCTGTTCCGAGGACCAGAGCCAGTGCAGCTACAGCTTCCTCATCTCCGAAAACCCGGCCAAGGTACCCAGGTTCTGCGGCTTCACCGTCACTGCGGCCGGAGGGCTCCCGGCCTACCAGACCGACTTCGCCGTCCTCAAGTGCCCCGGCGTTCCCGAGTACACCATCAACGGTGGCTGGGACGAGCGCGCATTTGTCACTCTGACTGTCATCAACGACCAGAGGAGCCTCTTGTCCTTTTTCGCCTTTACGGATGCGGACCTGtgggccggcgtcgaggccacTCCGCAGACCTCCAAGGTGTTCATCCACCCCATGCCGGTCAAACGAGAGTTGAAGCAGGAACAAGAGAAGATCGAATAG